One window from the genome of Hippoglossus hippoglossus isolate fHipHip1 chromosome 10, fHipHip1.pri, whole genome shotgun sequence encodes:
- the LOC117769469 gene encoding E3 ubiquitin-protein ligase TRIM21-like codes for MASAGSLIADDDFLCSICLSVFTKPVSIPCGHNFCFDCVTKFWDSSDPKCQCPLCKEAFPSRPMLRVNTTIAELIEKLKKTTQEKSSATVEENEAGEVLCSMCEGAKLPALRSCLDCVMSYCKTHLEPHQRIATLKKHTLINPVEDPESRLCDKHGKPLEMFCMEDKSFICRVCNSSNHKTHRAVTIEEAAKLLKTHLGLKKSQRDQMIEKRQQKIEEIENSLEASRTNAAMALSSTVSAVNDAVDYIKRSLVEFTEVIEAKQEKIETEAKGLIQELDLEIVQIKQESTDLDAPTGKDPFMFIRNFRSLSITQPKVKDWAGVTLKCHPSPAQGARLRATLMKEISMLCDPDLIEKQQHAVDVTLDPDTANPYFRLSADRKRVAHGDRIMKHTNVPERFDQLFAVLGKEGFCSGKFYYEVQVKDKTKWSLGVVNHSIKRKGEIQPSPENGYWTISLRKGTEFTANANPAFNLHLSEMPQKVGVFVDYKEGEVSFYNVDTRANIFYFTGCNFTEELFPVFSPGLNDGGRNSAPLIITSVTHNA; via the coding sequence ATGGCTTCAGCCGGAAGTCTAATAGCTGACGATGATTTTCTTTGTTCGATTTGTCTGAGTGTCTTCACTAAGCCTGTGTCAATCCCCTGCGGGCACAACTTCTGTTTTGACTGTGTCACAAAGTTCTGGGACTCTAGCGATCCTAAATGCCAATGTCCACTGTGTAAGGAGGCATTTCCCAGCAGACCGATGCTTCGGGTGAACACAACCATCGCTGAGCTgattgaaaagttaaaaaaaacaacccaagAAAAATCCTCTGCTACCGTTGAAGAAAATGAAGCGGGAGAAGTGCTGTGTAGTATGTGTGAAGGGGCAAAGCTCCCAGCCCTGAGGTCCTGCTTGGATTGTGTCATGTCTTACTGTAAAACGCATCTGGAGCCTCATCAGAGAATTGCCACCTTGAAGAAGCACACACTGATCAACCCAGTGGAGGACCCGGAAAGCAGGCTGTGTGACAAGCATGGCAAGCCTCTGGAGATGTTTTGCATGGAAGATAAAAGTTTTATCTGTCGGGTCTGTAACAGCAGTAACCATAAAACCCATAGGGCAGTGACCATAGAGGAGGCAGCTAAATTGCTAAAAACCCACCTTGGATTGAAGAAGAGTCAGAGGGATCAGATGATCGAGAAACGTCAGCAGAAAATTGAAGAGATCGAAAACTCATTGGAGGCTAGCAGAACTAACGCAGCGATGGCACTGTCCAGCACCGTGAGCGCGGTGAATGATGCGGTGGACTACATTAAGAGGAGCCTCGTCGAGTTTACTGAGGTTATCGAGGCAAAGCAGGAAAAAATTGAAACTGAGGCAAAAGGATTAATTCAAGAACTGGATCTTGAAATTGTGCAAATAAAGCAGGAAAGCACCGACCTCGATGCACCGACTGGCAAAGACCCCTTCATGTTCATTAGAAACTTCCGTTCTCTTAGCATCACTCAGCCCAAGGTGAAGGACTGGGCCGGTGTGACTCTTAAATGTCACCCATCTCCAGCGCAGGGAGCCAGGCTGAGGGCAACACTCATGAAAGAAATAAGTATGCTGTGTGATCCTGACTTGAtagaaaagcagcagcatgCTGTAGATGTAACTCTGGATCCTGACACAGCAAACCCCTACttcagactttctgcagacaggaagagagtcGCACACGGAGACAGAATAATGAAACATACAAACGTCCCGGAGAGGTTTGACCAACTCTTTGCTGTCCTGGGAAAAGAAGGATTCTGCTCAGGAAAATTTTACTACGAGGTCCAAGTTAAGGACAAAACCAAATGGAGTCTAGGAGTTGTGAACCATTCCATCAAAAGAAAGGGCGAAATACAACCTAGCCCTGAGAACGGTTACTGGACCATTTCTCTGAGAAAGGGAACTGAGTTTACAGCCAATGCAAACCCTGCCTTCAACCTCCATCTGAGCGAGATGCCTCAAAAGGTCGGAGTGTTTGTCGACTACAAGGAGGGTGAAGTCTCCTTCTACAATGTGGATACCAGGGCGAACATCTTCTACTTCACTGGATGCAACTTCACAGAGGAGCTCTTTCCAGTCTTCAGCCCCGGTCTTAACGATGGCGGCAGAAACTCCGCCCCTTTGATCATTACTTCCGTCACACACAACGCCTGA